From a single Pseudomonas serboccidentalis genomic region:
- a CDS encoding papain-like cysteine protease family protein codes for MLTTQATSFTGETLPGCLVGHLLDPQLVEVEAAAQTAALAAANLNFTMQKQTQTNWCWAAVSASVGNYYGTGSWTQCGVASTQLDRNCCSQPGPCNVYGYLDSALQTTRSYNGMNQGSLQMSAIQKQINMGRPVGLRCAWYGGGAHFLAIYGTNGNYVLVADSIYGYSTRALNAFPGSYNGGGNWTHTYFTAKN; via the coding sequence ATGTTAACCACTCAAGCAACATCGTTCACCGGCGAGACCCTGCCAGGGTGCCTCGTCGGCCATCTGCTCGACCCGCAACTGGTCGAGGTCGAAGCCGCTGCACAAACCGCTGCACTGGCCGCCGCCAACCTCAACTTCACGATGCAGAAACAGACCCAGACCAACTGGTGCTGGGCAGCTGTTTCCGCCTCGGTCGGCAACTATTACGGCACTGGTTCCTGGACTCAGTGCGGTGTCGCCAGCACCCAACTGGACCGCAATTGCTGCAGTCAGCCGGGCCCCTGCAACGTCTACGGCTATCTGGATTCGGCCCTGCAAACCACTCGTAGCTATAACGGCATGAATCAGGGCTCGCTGCAGATGTCGGCCATTCAGAAGCAGATCAACATGGGCCGCCCGGTTGGCCTGCGCTGCGCCTGGTACGGCGGCGGTGCGCATTTCCTGGCGATCTACGGCACCAATGGCAACTACGTGCTGGTCGCCGACTCGATCTACGGTTACTCGACCCGTGCACTGAACGCGTTTCCCGGTTCGTACAACGGCGGCGGCAACTGGACCCACACTTACTTCACCGCAAAAAACTAG